CGCGGCTATCAATCCGTCGCCCAAGGATCTCGCCGACTTCTACTCCCAGTTCAAAGAGCAGTTTCGCGAGCCGGATCGAATCAAGATCGAGTTCATCCACTATGAGCCTCGCGTTCTCGCCGCGAAGATTACGCCGACCGATCAGGAGATCAAGGATTATTACGAGCGCAACCTGAAAACTCAGTTCACCCATCCTGAGCAGGTTCACGCGCAGCACATCCTCGTCGCTGTGCCGGCGGGCGCCACCAAGGCCGAGAAAGACAAGGCCAAGCAGAAGGCGCTGACGATTCTCACCATGGCGCACAAGCAGGACTTCGCCAAGCTCGCGGCGAAGTACTCCGACGATCCATCGAACAAGAACTCCGGCGGCGATCTCGGAACCTTCAGCCGCGGTGAAATGGTCAAGCCATTCGAAGATGCCGTCTTCCAAATGAAGCCCGGCGATATCGCAATGGTCGAGACGCAGTTCGGCTATCACATCGTCAAACTCGACGAGCATAAGGCCCCGCACGTCGATACGCTCGAACAGGCCAAGCCGCAGATCATCGAAGCGATTCGCGAAGGCCAAGGCACGAGGATCTCGCGCGAGGCGCTAAACCAGGACCTCAGCGACGCGCTCTCGGGCGCGAGCCTCGAGGTCATCGCGCAAAAGCGCGGCATCGACGTTGTAACGACGCCGCTGGTCGGACGTGACGAGTTGATCCCGGGGACGGCGGACTCGAAAGAGCTGCTTGACGCTGGCTTCCGGCTCGAGGTCGGGCAGGCGCGCGGGGTGCCGGTCGGCAACGCGCCCTACCTGATCAAGCTCGTGATGCGCGATCCGTCGCATATCCCGCCGCTCAAGGATATCGAGGCCAAGGTCCGCGACGCTTACGTCAGGAACATGGCGCAGGAAAAGGCCCATGCCGAAGCGGCGCGGCTCGCCAAGTTAATCAAGGGTCCGCAGGATTTTGCCAGCGTGGCCGCGGCCAACAAGCTCCAGGTCAAAAGCGCCGAGCCGTTCACGCGCGTGACCAACGATGTCCCCGGCATTGGCCAGTTCCCCGAAGTTGCCGACGCCGCGAGTCTGCAACCGGCGGTGCCCGGCGTGATCGACTCGGTGATGGAACACGGCGGCGACTCGTACATCTTCGAAGTAACGTCTCGCACGAATCCGACCGACGACGAATGGAAGAGCGACCAGAAGTCATTCGTCGAGGAGTATCAACAGCGGCGCCGCGCCCTTGCCTGGCAGAACTTCCTCGATCAGTTACGCGCGCAGGCCAAGATCACGATTGACACGGAGCAACTGGCTTCGTCACAGGCCTCGATGTAGGACGCGCCCGGCTATATAAGGATTTCATTATGAGTGAATCGGACGACGAACCTCCGCAATCGTTCAAAATTGCCGTCGATACCAGTGAGTTTTTCTTCCCCGGCGAGGGACTGAGCGCGCTGCTCGTCCATGGCCTCGGCGGGACCCCCTTTGAGATGCGCTATCTCGGAGAGCAGCTCGCCGCGGCGGGTATCCGCGTGCGCGGTGTGCGCCTGGCGGGACATGCGGGCGCGCCTTACGAACTCGGCGCGACCGGTCCCGATAACTGGTACGAGAGCGTCGTCCACGGCTTCGAGGAGTTGCGGCAGTACGGCGACCCGAACGTTGTAATCGGGCAGTCGCTGGGCGCCGTGCTTGGCGCGCGGCTCGCGGTCGACCAGCGCGAATCGGTCGCGGGCCTCGTGATGCTCTCCGCCGCGTTCTTCCTTCCCCCGGCGGTGTCAGCCGCTCTCAAAGCGGCGTCGCTGCTTGGTCCGGTCGTCGACAAACTGTACGTGCACGTCGCGGACTCGTCGGATATCCACGATGCCGCCGCGCGCCAGATCCATCCGACGATGCATCTGACTCCGCTCTCGGCGCCGATTCGCCTGATGGCGTTATCCGCCCAGGTGCGGCCGATGCTGCCGCGCGTGACGCAGCCCGCGCTCGTCATTCATGCGAAGAACGATCACACCTGTCCGGTTGCGAGGAACGTAAACTACGTGATGAAAAACCTCGGCAGCACTGCCAAGCGCGCAGTGCATCTCGAGGAAAGCTATCACGTGGTGAGCGTGGACAGCGAACGCGATCGGGTGGTGGCCGAAATCCTGGGCTTCGTCGATCAGCTCCGCGCCCAACCTCATCGCGCCGCCGTGTAATCGCGCTTGGCAGTGAGATGGAAGTCGGCCATCTGGCCGACAACCTCGCGCTGATCGATACCCTGGCGGCATTCGACGAGTGGCAGGCTGAAGGCAGGAGCGACCTTGGCTACGATTTTTCGGTAGGCTCTTCTTCCTCTTTGGCGGGCGTAACCACGACGTTGATTTTTTTGGGCTCGGCGTCGGACTGCAGAGGGATCGTTATCTCGATCACGCCGTCGCGGGTCGTCGCTTTTATCTGCGCCGAATCGATGCCGTGCGGCACATTGAGCCGCCGTTCGAGCGAGCCGTAAGAAATCTCGCGGCGGAGGTAGTTTTCCTTTTTGATCTCACTTTCTTCCCGGCGCTCGCCGCGAATCGTCAGAACGTCACCGAGCAAGCTTACCTCGATATCCTTCGGACTGATTCCCGGCACGTCAGCGCGGATGACGAGATTGCCGTCCTTTACGAAGCTTTCGATCGCCGGCGAGGCGAACTGCTCGTCATCAAACGCATGCCCCTCGTAGGCACGCGGAAAACTGGACTCAAGGTTTCTGACCCAGCGTTCGAGATCGCGAAACGATCTCCACGGCCCAATCGCTCCCATGAGAATGCCTCCTGATGAGCGGGTTTACGATTTCATTGCTCGGCCATGTGCAAAGGGCCTGCCAGATTATTTCGCCCGAGCTGACTGTGCGCCGTTGAAATCTGTATCCGACGGAGACATGACGAGCGGGCCAACTTTGACGCCAAACGCACCACACCACCGCCACATCCTGAGTATTCGGCGGAATCCGATGGCATCTCAAATGCACAGACCTCGTAAAAAATGCCGGGAGTGGATTTCGTATGAACCGCGATTTTGAAATCAAACAACTGCTGTGCGCCTACCGAAAAGGGATGCTTAGCGAGGCCGCGTTTGAAGAGGAAATCACTCGCCTCGAGCGCGAGGCGCCACCTGCCGCCGACCATGACACTCCCGCAGGATT
This Candidatus Binataceae bacterium DNA region includes the following protein-coding sequences:
- a CDS encoding alpha/beta fold hydrolase, yielding MSESDDEPPQSFKIAVDTSEFFFPGEGLSALLVHGLGGTPFEMRYLGEQLAAAGIRVRGVRLAGHAGAPYELGATGPDNWYESVVHGFEELRQYGDPNVVIGQSLGAVLGARLAVDQRESVAGLVMLSAAFFLPPAVSAALKAASLLGPVVDKLYVHVADSSDIHDAAARQIHPTMHLTPLSAPIRLMALSAQVRPMLPRVTQPALVIHAKNDHTCPVARNVNYVMKNLGSTAKRAVHLEESYHVVSVDSERDRVVAEILGFVDQLRAQPHRAAV
- a CDS encoding Hsp20/alpha crystallin family protein is translated as MGAIGPWRSFRDLERWVRNLESSFPRAYEGHAFDDEQFASPAIESFVKDGNLVIRADVPGISPKDIEVSLLGDVLTIRGERREESEIKKENYLRREISYGSLERRLNVPHGIDSAQIKATTRDGVIEITIPLQSDAEPKKINVVVTPAKEEEEPTEKS
- a CDS encoding SurA N-terminal domain-containing protein, with amino-acid sequence MLDKLRGHQNSWITWGVGGFIALTMIFWGLGSGMIGRVHPVATVDGKRILADQLDRQAIEFRNTIQQMYGANAAQILKSVNVRQQALETLIESQLVANEAHRLGIVISTNALQQKIASQPAFQQDGQFDFDRYQELLREQGMLPHEFEDSVRSDMLQDTLRSMIDSGVQVSDDEVRQAYNLRNEKIGLSYLVVPYQSFSAAINPSPKDLADFYSQFKEQFREPDRIKIEFIHYEPRVLAAKITPTDQEIKDYYERNLKTQFTHPEQVHAQHILVAVPAGATKAEKDKAKQKALTILTMAHKQDFAKLAAKYSDDPSNKNSGGDLGTFSRGEMVKPFEDAVFQMKPGDIAMVETQFGYHIVKLDEHKAPHVDTLEQAKPQIIEAIREGQGTRISREALNQDLSDALSGASLEVIAQKRGIDVVTTPLVGRDELIPGTADSKELLDAGFRLEVGQARGVPVGNAPYLIKLVMRDPSHIPPLKDIEAKVRDAYVRNMAQEKAHAEAARLAKLIKGPQDFASVAAANKLQVKSAEPFTRVTNDVPGIGQFPEVADAASLQPAVPGVIDSVMEHGGDSYIFEVTSRTNPTDDEWKSDQKSFVEEYQQRRRALAWQNFLDQLRAQAKITIDTEQLASSQASM